The nucleotide sequence ATGGGGCTGGCTCTGCGTCGGTTTGAAGATTGGTGCGATTAATGTTGTGGTacaagtgtgtgtgtatatatataacaaatggagagagagggggggggggaactAGAGTTCTCTCTGTTTACGCGCATTGGTCGCGTTGCTTCAATTATTTGAAGCTGCGAGATGCGAACGATTTATGCAAGCAGGTATGCAAAGATATGAAAGCTTACCTTAACGCAGAGGTCAATTCGTTATTTGTTGAACTCATGTTTACTAACGGTACATTCACCCGAGTACGCagagtttaataattaatattggcGCCGGACTTGTTTTCTTGGATTCGAAAAGCAAAGAAAATTCATCGAATCCGATATGCGAACTGGGACGCCTGAGATGTCGATGGCTTGGCGATTAGAACCGATCTGCCATTGCTTTGGCCTGTGCTGCGACGTCGCAGCCCTAACAATTCGGCATCGCATTCCGATAATTCGGATTTTGTCCGTCTTACGGGGTTTTGCGTGCATCGCTGGCGCCACTTTTCACGCTCGGCTGCGCCCTCTGTCGAACTTTCATCCCATCCGATTGTGGGAGAGATTTTCCACCATTTTCAGGATCTGATTTTCCGCAGGAAGCGATACTATATAGGCTTTTCCGCTGCATATATGGCGGCAAGCGATGCTTCCTTCGAACGGAGCCGAGGAGGTGCAGCAGTGGAATATATAGTTTGATTATAGCTTCGTCTACGACTCTAACTTACCGGTTGTTGCAGCGATGAGGATAAATTGACAAATAATTGTTGATCAAAAGATCGTGAATCAAAGATTCGGAATTCTATAAGGACTGCTAGTTCGGGTAATTCCGAACCCCCTCGAAGCCCAGTCGAGTCCAGTTGACGCAGTCAGATGGCGCCACTGTTCACCCTCACCACCGAGCTGGGcctttaaatttaaataccCGAACGCACCCCTGTCGCATGTCGCACCGAAGCCATCCTAGATGGCAGCGGCGCTGCTGTCAAAAGAGGTCCCAAGCTTCTAGCCAGCCACCCACGCCATCAGTCGAGTTCCTGTCAACGCTGCGCTGAGATACTAGTCCTGCACTTACGCACCAGTCCACACGCTGTCCATAAGTACTGTATTTTCATCAGGGCGAGCTTCATCTGTGCCATCGCTTGCCGATCGTCGCCGAACACCAGCAGCGTTTTTTAATCACAACATTCTTGTTTTGTAAGTttcgtataaataaattgtcaGAATGGCGGAAACCCAGCGCGTATCGTCCTACGGCAGGTATCCCTCCTGCACGAATCGTTCTCGTCTTTTCCGCAGAAATTGTACAAAGTAAGTTggaatttctttctttttctttatcttACCGGTTTATTAACCGATCACTGCCGTGTATTAAAGTCTACTTTCCAGGATTTACAGACACAGGCACGAGGAGCAAGACTGTAATTTCATGACGTACGACTCGAGCGACGACGAGATGGATCAGCTCGACTGGGAAAACGTGATtggaaataaatattttagaacCTCCTTTAACATCGTAGATTACGTCAAGTCTCGGGAAAGCAACGTCAGAGAAATTCGCAAATTCAACCGGGAATACAGCTCGCGTCACGTTCTCAGCTTCAATCTTTTGAAGGAGCATCTCATCAGACTGGGTAAAGTGGACAAAGTGTTGAGCTCTCAATGGCTCGACGATCGGCACGTCGTGTTCGGTACGAAATGCCATAAACTTATGGTGTACGACGTTAAGACGCGGAACTCGATTCGCGTCCCTTTGCTTCAAGGGCAGAGTAGagaggacgaggacgacgcGCTATTCGGTATACATTCGGTACGGATAAATGCCACTAGGTAAGGATCGTTTGATACTTCATTTTACAAACACTACTCGTATGTATACGCTGCACAAGATAATGTAACTTTTCGTTTGCTCGTTGCAGGACACTGTTGGCCACTGTGGGCAAAAGTAGCCAAGAAATAGCCGTTTATAGATTGCCATCCCTGGATCCCGTTTGCGTCGGGGGACAAGCACACGGTCTTCCCGTGTACGACATGTGCTGGCTGGACGACGAATTTTTAGTCTCCTGCTCGCAAGATGCCAAAATGGCTTTGTGGCGCGTCGACAATACATCCAATGAGGCGAACCAGCTCTCGACCAGGTAACGCGTGTATttgagaaataaataattctttgcGTCTATACTGATTTTtggccattttttttttttcccccaGGTTCATACAGCCAGTTAGCGCGAAATCCGACAAATCGATGAACCAATGGCTGCGATCGATCGTTTTTGACAAAGCCAACAACGAAATATCCGTTGTATCGACGGCAGGCTACATGCACATTTGGTCGGCCGGAAACTTCAAGCAAAAAATGTCCCGCAAGCTATGTATCGGCCAGACTTACAGGGACATTTGCTTAGCTGGGAACGAGAACGGATTATACGCGGTTGGCTGCCGGCCTTACACTTTACTCATGGATGCGAGAACTTTGCAACCAATTAAGAAGATACAATTGCGGTACGCGCATACGCGAAAATTATATCTATAAAAATGTCCATATCGCTATAATAATCGACGTTTGCTCATCCGGTACGCAGGTTCGGTCGAAATGGTGTAAAATCACTGAGTTTTCACGATTGGATATTGACGATAGGAACAGGCAACGGAACCCTCGAGTTCTACGACATCAAAGCTCAAAAGTATTTGGAATCTGCTGTCAATCCTGGCCAACTTGTCATGCTGAGGAGATCCAGGAACAGTATGGTGAGTTAATcgaatgatatatatatatatatatatatatatatatatatatatatatatatatatatatatatatatctcataaatatatgtatataagcaGGGCTCGAAGGAAATTATATAGCTATCGATGAACTTTTGCTTTTCAGCCGCCCGACGAGAACCGGAATGTCCAAATCTCGCTTGAAAACAGTCCTGCCATTTTGACGCACTCTTACGATCAGTCGTGTATGCGTATCTTCGCTGCTGGCGGACCATTTGGAGCAGATTCGTACGGGAGTTATGTTGCATTGTggcaatgaaaaattttaattcattaTATGCGCTATTTTCTTCACTATTATACTTTTCTTTTAACCAACCTCACTATATACATCAGATTCTATGCTATAGATTTTTACAAAACGAGCAAAGAAGAACAttatatttctattatttatatatatataaatagctTTATATATCTGTGATCGATTAGTCTGCGCATATTCGATTTATAGCATAAGCTTTTATgccataaaataattattttttagaaaatatacatatactatatatagtACATTGTACGACGAGGGAAGGGAATAAGTAATATTTCGTGTTGTGCGCGACATTGATTcagatttttgtattttatcagCTTCTTGCGCTCTTtcgttttcaataaaatatgtatcttgtacgaaaaaaaaaaattgactctTGAATTATTTCCTGCATATACGATAGCTATCGGCAGTATAAAAAGTTTGGATCGCTTGGTTAGGACAGCAACATTTCGACCCCCCAGATAGTCGAATAACGGACCATTGGTAATATAACAAGATGGCGGCTGAGCCTAGTAAAACACACAGGAttctatatatctatatgtacCAAAATTTAACTGTCATGGCGGCTGAgagcagtaaaaaaaaaatacacgcgATTGTATACAATagtgggaaaaaaaaaatgtaataaattgtaataaattttaataaaacgtaaaaaaatgtatgaaactGTACGTTTTTGTACATACTGCACTTTcttacgttttatttttatatacattttattacgtATGTTATTTGACCGCCcaatatagtcaatatattcttttaattattaattttataataatatgtaacaatgcataagaaattgtaagaaaaagtaaaaggatgtaaGCAGCAGAAGagtaagaaaatataaaaatgtcgccattttcttatataatattacgcttacggacaattttttttacgttttgtTACATTTGACGTTTCGAAGAAGAGACCCCCCGTGAAATCCGggatcaatggatttgtaataaattgtaataaaacgtaacaaaatgtaataaaatgtagcaaactgtaatataaaacgtaaaaaaggtccgaaatccaacaaaaacgtgCAAATTGCtacgatttgttacattttcttatattttattacaatttattacattttctaTATCGTGTGTAGTGTTATATTGTCAATCGGGTAATCCCAAAGTTTATTTTGTGTAAAGAACAAAGATGAGGGCGCCATCAGTTGACTACGAAACAGGCTAGGTTAGGTCCCATTAGttgcatatatatatgtgtatatatatatatatctcccTTGCAGCAGAAACACATTTCTCGCCGTGTGACGTACTCAGTAAGTATTGCAGTATTTTGCTTTGGCGAAGGTTACGAGATCTCAGATCATGTCCAACAATTTGCGGAGAGAGGTTAGTTGAACAGTCTATTGGTACTGTTATTTATCGCCACTTTGCGCTAGGCGTTTATTTTACTCTCGACTTCCGTTGCGTTCGCGTGCGGAGCTTTAGAATTGGGTTTTTCAAGTTGGAGTTGGTTATTGTTACCCTTTTAGGAGTTAATGATTGATCGTCAATTTTTCAGGCACTGAGTGTTTTCAAGCAGTTGCATAGGACACGACTGAAGACTTTTAGAGGAGATGAGCAGGGTCTGCAGTGTAtgtgcttttttatttatcgatTACATATTCTGTAGCTCATCCAACTGTTGCGTATCTGTAAACtgatttgtaaattatttcagTTACAAGACAGAAGATCAATGACGAGTTCAGGAAAAATAAGGATATAACTAATGAAGCATCCATTCAAGAAGTGAGTGTTCATATT is from Nasonia vitripennis strain AsymCx chromosome 1, Nvit_psr_1.1, whole genome shotgun sequence and encodes:
- the LOC100680186 gene encoding DDB1- and CUL4-associated factor 12-like isoform X1; the protein is MAETQRVSSYGRYPSCTNRSRLFRRNCTNLLSRIYRHRHEEQDCNFMTYDSSDDEMDQLDWENVIGNKYFRTSFNIVDYVKSRESNVREIRKFNREYSSRHVLSFNLLKEHLIRLGKVDKVLSSQWLDDRHVVFGTKCHKLMVYDVKTRNSIRVPLLQGQSREDEDDALFGIHSVRINATRTLLATVGKSSQEIAVYRLPSLDPVCVGGQAHGLPVYDMCWLDDEFLVSCSQDAKMALWRVDNTSNEANQLSTRFIQPVSAKSDKSMNQWLRSIVFDKANNEISVVSTAGYMHIWSAGNFKQKMSRKLCIGQTYRDICLAGNENGLYAVGCRPYTLLMDARTLQPIKKIQLRFGRNGVKSLSFHDWILTIGTGNGTLEFYDIKAQKYLESAVNPGQLVMLRRSRNSMPPDENRNVQISLENSPAILTHSYDQSCMRIFAAGGPFGADSYGSYVALWQ
- the LOC100680186 gene encoding DDB1- and CUL4-associated factor 12-like isoform X3: MAETQRVSSYGRYPSCTNRSRLFRRNCTNLLSRIYRHRHEEQDCNFMTYDSSDDEMDQLDWENVIGNKYFRTSFNIVDYVKSRESNVREIRKFNREYSSRHVLSFNLLKEHLIRLGKVDKVLSSQWLDDRHVVFGTKCHKLMVYDVKTRNSIRVPLLQGQSREDEDDALFGIHSVRINATRTLLATVGKSSQEIAVYRLPSLDPVCVGGQAHGLPVYDMCWLDDEFLVSCSQDAKMALWRVDNTSNEANQLSTRFIQPVSAKSDKSMNQWLRSIVFDKANNEISVVSTAGYMHIWSAGNFKQKMSRKLCIGQTYRDICLAGNENGLYAVGCRPYTLLMDARTLQPIKKIQLRFGRNGVKSLSFHDWILTIGTGNGTLEFYDIKAQKYLESAVNPGQLVMLRRSRNSMLSMNFCFSAARREPECPNLA
- the LOC100680186 gene encoding DDB1- and CUL4-associated factor 12-like isoform X2, coding for MAETQRVSSYGRYPSCTNRSRLFRRNCTKIYRHRHEEQDCNFMTYDSSDDEMDQLDWENVIGNKYFRTSFNIVDYVKSRESNVREIRKFNREYSSRHVLSFNLLKEHLIRLGKVDKVLSSQWLDDRHVVFGTKCHKLMVYDVKTRNSIRVPLLQGQSREDEDDALFGIHSVRINATRTLLATVGKSSQEIAVYRLPSLDPVCVGGQAHGLPVYDMCWLDDEFLVSCSQDAKMALWRVDNTSNEANQLSTRFIQPVSAKSDKSMNQWLRSIVFDKANNEISVVSTAGYMHIWSAGNFKQKMSRKLCIGQTYRDICLAGNENGLYAVGCRPYTLLMDARTLQPIKKIQLRFGRNGVKSLSFHDWILTIGTGNGTLEFYDIKAQKYLESAVNPGQLVMLRRSRNSMPPDENRNVQISLENSPAILTHSYDQSCMRIFAAGGPFGADSYGSYVALWQ